DNA from Helicobacteraceae bacterium:
TTTCTAAACAGCCTTCAAATGGGTTTCAAAACGCTGGCTATCGAGAAGCGATCGAGCGAGGTTTGGGCGTTGCTCGGCGCGGTTAAAAACGAATTCGGCAAATTTGGCGAGACGTTGGACAAAGCGAAGCGCCAACTGCAAACCGTCGCCAATGTCTTGCGCTAAATGGCGATTATCGCGCTTACGTCGTTTTCATCGCCTGTTAATATGTGGCTGTTATAAACGCGCAAACGCCATTGTTAGATCGGCGATCAGCGCATTTATGCTAAATGAGTTTGGCAAATTATTTAGCGAGAGTTGAAAAAGACAAAACGCAAACCGTCGCTAATGCTTTGCGCTAAGAGCGGCGGTTGATTTGCTAAACTTTAACCAGCTTCCATTTGCCGCGTTTGAAAACCGCGTATAGCCAAAAGCCGCAAATCCAAGTTTCTACCACCATCGCCAGCCAGATAAGCCATATATTATTAAACGCTTTCGCCAAAATGATCGACGGGATAATTCTGAAAACGCACATCGCGGTGAAGTTAATGTAAAAACTTGTTTTCGTATCGCCCGCGCCGCGAAACGCCCCGCTTAGCACAAAACTTACGCCAAGCGGAATCTGGCTTATCCCAACGCAGATTAGATACCCCGTCGCCGCTTCGATCACCGCCTCGTCGTCGCCTCTGAAAATCTCCGCTAACGGACGCGCGAAAACGGCGATCGCGATCCCCGCCGCGCCCATAACAATCGCCGCCAAAAAAGCGGTAAATAGCGCGTCTTTCTCGGCTTCGATCGGATTTTTCGCGCCGAGCGATCGCCCCGTCAAACTCATAGCGGCGATAGTAAAGCCGATCCCCGAAGTAAAAACCAAGCTCTCTATACGCAAGCCGACCTGATACCCCGTCATCACGCTATCGCCAAACTCGGCGATAATACGCATAAAGATCAGAAAAGCGCCGTATGTAAAGAGCCGCTCCGCGCCGCCGGGGATACCGATCTTAATTCCGCGCGCGAACAAAGAGCGATCGATGGACAAAAGCGCGCGAACGGGACGTTTTTTGACGAGCAAAAAGTAGAAATAACAGGCGCTTTCAATATAAAACGCGATCGCCGTAGCCGCCGCCGCGCCAGCCACCCCGTAAGCGCCTATCCCAAGCGGCTCGACGCCGAAAATTAGCGCGTAGCTCAACGCCACGTTGATTATATTGCTTACAATTTTCACGATCAGCGGCGTTTTAATGTCGGCGGCGGCGCTAAAAGCGCTAAAGACGATCTGATTTACCATCATTGCGGGCAGGGCGAACGCCATAATATAAAGATACGATCCGCCAAGCTCCACCACGCGATCGCCTCCGTTCATCATCTTGAAGGGCAGTTCGGCGAACGCCGTAGAAATAAAAAAAGCCGGAAGGCTAAAGATAAGCGCGAAGATCGCGAAGGTGGAAAAAACCTTGTTCGCGCTCGTCGGATCGACCGCGCCGAAAAATCGGCTCATCAGCGCGTTCGAGCCGATGTAAAACACCCCCATAAAAACGTAAAAAAGCCCCATAAACTGCACCGCG
Protein-coding regions in this window:
- the rmuC gene encoding DNA recombination protein RmuC, with protein sequence MGFKTLAIEKRSSEVWALLGAVKNEFGKFGETLDKAKRQLQTVANVLR
- a CDS encoding MATE family efflux transporter, which gives rise to MERLKRVVALALPAALGALIDMTQVLIDFYLVKDLEVAATAAIGIAVQFMGLFYVFMGVFYIGSNALMSRFFGAVDPTSANKVFSTFAIFALIFSLPAFFISTAFAELPFKMMNGGDRVVELGGSYLYIMAFALPAMMVNQIVFSAFSAAADIKTPLIVKIVSNIINVALSYALIFGVEPLGIGAYGVAGAAAATAIAFYIESACYFYFLLVKKRPVRALLSIDRSLFARGIKIGIPGGAERLFTYGAFLIFMRIIAEFGDSVMTGYQVGLRIESLVFTSGIGFTIAAMSLTGRSLGAKNPIEAEKDALFTAFLAAIVMGAAGIAIAVFARPLAEIFRGDDEAVIEAATGYLICVGISQIPLGVSFVLSGAFRGAGDTKTSFYINFTAMCVFRIIPSIILAKAFNNIWLIWLAMVVETWICGFWLYAVFKRGKWKLVKV